The nucleotide sequence ACGAGCGCAGATCGGCCAGTCACAGAAGCCTTCTGCGCCCCCCCGTAACCCGTACACAGCAGCGCGCCACCAACGtgcccccctcaaaaaaaaaaaacgtgccccccgcatCTCCACTTCGCTCCCGGGTCCCGGCCACGCGGGCCACCCAAACTCCaaaccccacacgtcagtgacagcaGCCGCAGATCGCACCCGCCCTCCCTACCCGCCGCCCGAGCCAgcaaccgcctccccctcgccgtgCCCGGGACCCCCCCGCCCCGCCGTGAGGTTTATACAGAGTTTGCGAGTCAACTCGCGCCaccgcgccaccgccaccgccaccacgcgCGCGGAGACGTCTCCCCCCCAGGGCGGTTGTGACGTGGCGTGGTCTGGTCTCCGCGCGGTTCCACTCCGGCGGGGCGGGCCGATTTGGCGGGTCAAGGGATGGGAGATCTGGCGGCGGGCGGGAGATGGTGAGCGCCAGCACTAGCCGGAGCGGCTCGGGTCGCGTCGctcggcagggcggcggcggcgccctgcCCGGGAGCCCGCGGgtgtccgcggcggcggcggcgcagcgcaGGTGGTGGGGGGCCTCGGGCCCGTCGCTGGAGCGAGTCGCCCTCGCCTTCTGCGTCGCCTCCGTGGCGCTCGCGCTCTCCTGCGCGCTCTACCTCTACGTCCTCCGCTACCTGGGGCGGGGGCAGGCCGTCGCCGGGTTCGTCGGGGAGGACCTCGGGGCGTGCGACGTGTTCGACGGCAACTGGGTCCCCGACGCGACCTACCCGCTCTACAACAGCTCCGAGTGCCCGTTCGCGGAGAAGGGGTTCAACTGCCTGGCCAACGGCAGGGAGGACACCGGCTACCTCAAATGGCGGTGGAGGCCGCGCCGCTGCGACGTGCCGAGGTTCACCGCCGGCGCCGCGCTCGAGCGGCTCAGGGGGAAGCGTGTCGTCTTCGTCGGTGACTCCATGAGCCGCACGCAGTGGGAGTCCTTCATCTGCATGCTCATGCCCGGGGTGGAGGATCCCAAGACCGTCTACGAGGTGAACGGGAACGAGATCAGCAAGACCATACGGTTCCTCGGGGTGCGGTTCGCGTCATTCGACCTCACTGTGGAATTCTTCCGGTCCGTGTTCCTTGTCGAGCAGCGCCCTGCGCCCAGGCATGCGCCCAAGAGGGTCAAATCGACCCTGAGGCTGGACAAGATGGATAATATCAGTCGGAAATGGGTGAACGCCGACGTTCTGATTTTCAACACCGGGCACTGGTGGACTCCCACCAAATTGTTTAATACGTAAGATTTCTTGCTCTGTTTTGCTATGCTCGTTTAGTTCTAATTCTAACCATGATAAATGTGTGTTTTCAGTACTGTATAAGTATCTTGTTCATCTTCTCATATTTCACTAAAATCGTATTTAATGCGTGTGTATATGTAATTAGTTGAATTGGGCACAAAAACAGTATGAATAGGTAATACAAACTCCATTTCAATGATGTTTCCTACTTTAAGTATTTGTATCCCAAGGATCCATTTGCCATCCCTGTGGATTATGAATTTGGTTAAGTTTGTTTTAGGTAACTGGGTGTTTGGCTACCTGTTTTTTTTTCCTATCAAGTTGCAAACAAATATGTATCTGCATTCCTGAACATATGAGATGAAATTTGAGAGGAAACACATTTAATTCACTTTTACTTAGCAGATTAATAGGATTTTGTACAACTTCTTTCTGATATCAACTTAAAAAATTAAGTACAGCGAGAACAACACAACAACCGCTAGCTTGAGCCTAACTCAGCTCTTGCTTCTATGCACCTCAAATCAAATGTATACATGGAAATGAGAGGAAAATGACAATGTCACGGTTATACTCATCTCCTGTTCTAACAGTGAGACACCAGTTATTTTCATATTCTAGCAATGCCATGGTTCTAAAATCATGGAAACGAGAGGAAAATAGC is from Triticum aestivum cultivar Chinese Spring chromosome 1B, IWGSC CS RefSeq v2.1, whole genome shotgun sequence and encodes:
- the LOC123134175 gene encoding protein trichome berefringence-like 7, encoding MVSASTSRSGSGRVARQGGGGALPGSPRVSAAAAAQRRWWGASGPSLERVALAFCVASVALALSCALYLYVLRYLGRGQAVAGFVGEDLGACDVFDGNWVPDATYPLYNSSECPFAEKGFNCLANGREDTGYLKWRWRPRRCDVPRFTAGAALERLRGKRVVFVGDSMSRTQWESFICMLMPGVEDPKTVYEVNGNEISKTIRFLGVRFASFDLTVEFFRSVFLVEQRPAPRHAPKRVKSTLRLDKMDNISRKWVNADVLIFNTGHWWTPTKLFNTGCYFQAGRALKLGTTIDAAFRMALQTWASWVEKRVDLNRTHVFFRTYEPSHWSDLNQTICEVTEKPSPEAKGNDKSELGDILGDVVARMNVPITVLNVTLMGAFRTDAHVGAWSYPPTILDCSHWCLPGVPDAWNELVFSYLFTNGWRKMAG